Below is a genomic region from Scyliorhinus canicula chromosome 2, sScyCan1.1, whole genome shotgun sequence.
TGTTGGTGTAACAAACGTTTAGCTCTTGAGCCTTCTCTTTTCAGAGAACCTCAAGAATAAAAGAACAAAGTAGTCTTAAATATAGAcaatatttcacagaatttacagtgcagaaggaggccattcgggccatcgagtctgcaccggcccgtggaaagagcaccgtacttaagcttAAGACCACGGCTCCATCTTATGCCACTAATCCGACCAAACAttcggacactaaggagcaatttagcattgccaatccacctaacctgcacatctttggattgagagaggaaaccggagtacctggaggaaacccacacagacatggggagaaagtgaaaactccagacagacagtcacccgaggccagaattgaacctaggaccctggagctgtgaggcagcagtgctcaccgcaGTGCTAACCGCAGTGCTAACCGCAGTGCCACCGTGACGCCCCAATATGGGTGAGATCTTttggctgttcacgccggtgggatcttctggcccctCCCACAGCGCACCCCGTCACGGGGctcccggtggcatggggtggattcagcaGTAAATTACATTGACAACAGCAGGGTCAGAGGATCCCGCCGCCGGacaacagcaggctgcctcccacTGCCAGAGACAGGGAAGCTAGAGAATCTCTCCCTGTTTCTGAATCTGTATACCCCATTCTAATCTGTTTGGCTCAGGTATGCTCATAGCTGAGGAATGTTCCTTTGTGGAACCAGGAATAGATGTGAGCCACAGGCTCTCCAGTAAGCAGATAAGtgcagcaaaattgaagtcaaattAACAGGTTGATGTTCAATACATGGTGGCAGAGATTGCATTTCAACATGAAATCACATCCATTTGTACGAGCAAACTGCTTGGATTATGGTTGTAATGAACGCCTGCAGGAGCAATACTAAAATGATAAAAATGACCATgcagtaatccaggagacatgaaGAAGAAGGCTAAACAAgtttattttaactcaaaagaTAAAGCCGCTACCGCAGCGTCCAACACTAATGTCCCAGCCCGTCCAGTACAAAGGTCCGAGCTTGGGAGTATCGGAACTCCCTGTCCCAGTCTGGCAGCAGCAGGGTCAGAGGGTTCACTAACAAGTCCCAGCTGGCCAGGCCTCCACCCGCTACTACGGGAATACGCACCCTCTTGGctaattgatctccccgtggtccttgtgaggaggcccccccgccccccatttcCGCGACGATGCGGCCTCCTTCGCTTTTTGGTTGCATGGTCTTGGAACAACCATCAGTGGAGCCAGATTGGATGTCGTGAAGCGGATAAGGGATTGCCACTTCCTGGCCGTTGATGGAAGTTCCTCTTCTACACTGGGGGTAAGCCACCTCAGTCTCCATTTCTGATCCAGAGTCTCCGTCCTCAGGGGGAATGACTCTCGGATTTTCCATGGGCTGAGTCCCCTGCCTGGGTGCGGGCGCAAAGGATGTTAAGCGTGTCATTCCGTCCAAGTAGTTTGAACAGGAGAGGATTCCCTGCTCCTAAGATGGCCCACCTGTTTCCTTATCGTCTTCTCTTTAGTCTTGACCTTGTACGAAACGGGGCCAGACTCTTCCACTACAACTCCTGGGATCCAAGGAGGCCTGTCTCCAAACATATGTGCATACAATctgggctggtttctccatttttgggactatgtccccacgctgtcgtcaaaactgtggagttccacaccagaaaaactggtatgaaagggccacatattcctagcccttCTGGGGACTCGCAGGGACCCGCCGtggatctagcagcttttgctgcagatacgagcccccgcacttctgggtcagaagccacgtacggcggcggcctccagtggctgcgTCGTGCTCTATGACTGAATGAGACCGCGGAGCAGGACCCTAAAAATAGACGACCCGGTTGGCCGCATGCCTGACCCTGACTGCCCACCTGAACATTGCCCCGGCCGCGTATAaggcccctccctgcccccgaccagggcagccgcggactgagtccgcagccgccgctctagtatcccgaccggccggaccacattagatccacggcgtcgggacttcggccggtcggggccgGAAAATGGCGGAGTGGGCCTCTGGTAAGGGAATGTGTGGCACAGCGTACTCCGAGTACGCTGCTTTTTGGGCACCGGAGAATCGGAGAACCGGCGCCGGTCACGATTCCATGCGGGGACCTGGATTCTCGGCGCCTGTTGCGATTTCAGCATCAgggtttggagaatccaaccctgtaTCTCCTGTCTTGAAGATCCTGTCGGGCCTTCGGGTATCAAAATTTATTTTCTGGGCTGTTTTACTTGACTCCACTTTTCCCCCTGGATTGGAAAACAATAGGCTGAGTCAGGTCTGGAATCGACAGCCCATGAATAGCTCCACTGGCGTGACTCCCGTTGTAGTGTGTGACCTGTAATCAAAGAGGAACTGGGCCAATTTGATGTCTAGAGAAAACCAGCGGTATGTTTCTTCATGACGCTTTGGACTGCCCATTTGGCCAGATTGTTTGAGGATGGATGGTCTGATGTCGTTCGGATCTGTTGACTTCACAAATGTTTCGAACTCTCTGCTGGTGAAGGAACTCCCGTTGTCTGACAGGAGGGTCTCCGGTATCCCATGAATGCAAAATGATTCCCTGAGTTTCTCTATGGTCATACTGGAAGTCGTGAGGAAATCCTGTGTATGCCCATCCATTTAAAATGGGTGTCGAACAGCTTAGGAACATTGATTTCATAAGCGGTCCAGCGAAGTCTGTATGGTCCCGTACCAGAGGTTCTGTAACACTGGAGAATTATCGATGGTCTTGGGTCATAGTGCTTTGCCACTAACTCCAACTTCGTTTAATGTTTTTGAGTCCAGGGATGCCGGGTACGTCAAACTCTTAATGATGCCAGATGTCGGGACTCCACAAGTAGTCAGAAGGGTTACCTTGTGCCGATTGTCACCTTCTATACCATTAGCACAGAGTAAATAGCACATTCTTTCAGCATGTGGGGCCAGTCCCCACACCCGCATCATATGGCTTGAGTTTTCTGATTGGAGTCATTTCTGCATTATCCTCGCACTTCATTCCTTACTGGAGTTTCAAGGGAGGCTGTCCAGAATCTTGCACTTGATTCTCATCGCCAATATAGTAATCGAGGAGACACAAAGAAGAAGTGTAAACAGATTTATTTTAGCTCAAAAAGTTAAAGCCGCTAGTGCGGCATAGAACACTAATATCCCAGCCCGGGCCTATCGGAACTCCCGATCTGGGTCTGAGAGCAGCATTGAAAGGGCTCACTAACTAGTCCCAGCTGGGCAGTCCTCCCGCCTGTTACCATGGGAACTCGTACTCTacgagccccacagggagatcaattagTAATCCCCCGTGGTCTTCGTGTGGGTTATCACAGACCACAAGGCACAAGAACTTACACAATTATATGTCAACAGTGtttgaagaaaaaaaagcaaatcTGGGAACTAATAAAACTACTGCCAATGGCACAACATCTAATACACCACAACCATCAGAAAGGAGAATTGGACCTGGTGTTGACTTATGACACTTTTGTCTCAGTTCTTCTTTTCCATTAATATTTCAAAGTATAATTCTGTTACATTGACCCTATTTTCGGCGACTTTACGCCTAAATCGGAGTTGTACAAGTTGGGCAAGATCTTTAGGCTGTTCACACCAGCAGGACCTTCCGGTCCCACCGATGACATACCCCTGCCTTGGGTTTCACAGCAGCGTGGGatagattcaatgggaaatcccattgatagtggTAGTAACCAAAGGATCCCGCTCCCGTCTCCTGCCACTGAAAAACATCCCGCGGGGAAACTAGTGTTTAAAACAACTAAGATATATTGAGGCCAAGGTTTCTTGCAATTCCGGCAAGAGTATGCTAGAAGGGCCGCAACATAGACTGGAACGTGAATACATCGAATGCTTACTTTGCACAGGGGTTTTCTTCAGCACAGAGCTTCTATTCACCCCATACAAAGCCACTGCTGTTAGGCATTCAGGGGTGGCAGTGAGGGCACCAGTTAAAGGATTGCTGGTCGGTATCCTCAAAGGCAAGTGTAGCAGTGTCAGGAGTGACATTTGTAGGGACTCATTGCAGTTCAGATGTGGGCGGATGAGGAAgtctgactttaaaaaaaaaaaaaatattccattTACCAACGAGGCAGTTGCAGGCGAAGACTGAGGAGTTGGAAGGTAACAGCCTTCCCAATTTGAGCCAGATTATTAAAGGTACATTTTGCACTCCGAATGGCAACAGTACCAGTCAGCTCGTGCATACCAGAACACCATCTACTGATCACCATGTATTTCAATGGCAGCTGCAGGGGCTGAGACCAGCAGTAGTTACACTCATGGCATATTGACTGGGATTGTGCACCTAATGATTTTCAGAACCTTTGCCATTGACTTTCATCATAGGCTCGGAACTATGTCAATAAAGGACATGGAAAGGATTCATCATAAAATATAGAAATGACACATTCCAATACATGTGCTGAATCCATTAGAAAAGGTTCAATGAATGTGAATAGTACACAAGACCCAACATCAATGTTCTGTGGTATGCCACAAGGCGAATGTGGATTTGATAGGGAAatagtttgcaaaggcagagagGAGCATAACTAAATGTAAGGAAAATAAGAAAGTTTATTCCAATCAGACATTACATAGGCAGTATGACTTGCATTCAGTGAATCACAGTTTCACTTCAGAAACCACAAGGTTAAAGAACCAGCAAAAAGAGGAACTCCAGCACTTTAACATTATCAGTTACAAGGCACATTCAACCATGAGTATGAAAGTAGAGCTTCTTTCAATTATTGCATGATTAAGGATCATATGATGGATAACACAAAACAACTATGGAATGTCTTCTGAGATGAATTAGTTTAACAAAGAATCTTAAAGTCCTACTCCCTGGGCTTAGCTTCTTAAATGGCACAAACAGCCTTACCCAAGAGTGTGCAGGCATGTACGAGCAACTACCGTGCAGACTGCCTCTGGGAGGTGAGTGAGAGATGGCATGAATGGCTTGTATGTGGCTCCCTGTGAGGAAGTGGTCTGCTATCTGAGCAACATGTTCAAAAACAGTTATTGCCGTTGTAGGAAACTGCGTAAAGCTCCATCCTATCAATCTGTAGCACAAACTATAAACCAATTGAGCAAGTCCTTCATTGAACCAACCTCAATCGACATGCTTCAGAAGCAAAACAAAGGTGATAGAACGGATGAAAACAATTCCTAAATCAGAAGAAaaacactgtggatgctggaaatgggGAATTAAAAAACAAAAGGAGCTGAAAATTCTTAGATCAGCTGGCATTTGTGGAGAAGGACAAAAGATAATGGGTGGAATCTTTCAGTCCCGCTAGCAGCAGGAAGCTTGGCGGGGAGGCCAGCTTCGCTTTCCAAGAGGCCAAaagtcattaacactgcaatgaagttactgtgaaaagcccttagtcgcaaCATTCAGGTGcctttcaggtacacggagggagaattcagaatgtccaattcacctaacaaacacgtctttcgggacttgtaggaggaaaccggagcatccggaggaaacccacggagacacggggagaacatgcagactccacacagacagtgacccaagccggtaatcaaacctgggaccctggcgctgtgaagcaacagtgctacccactgtgctatcatgctgcccttacAGGGAAATTGCGGAGAGAATGTCTAAGGTAGTGGGGTTAATGACCGGGAAGGGATAGCGTGTAAGTGTCtgaatcggggtgggggggtaagggggtaGTGAATGTGGTAGGGTGGAATGTCCAGCGTGAGAGTCTGGCAGTTAAGGCTGCCATCATTAATGGGACAAGACAGGTAGCTTGGATAACAGGAGGGTCAGGGTGGGCATGGGGACAATAACGGGTGTCGGCTCTGGGGGGAGGGAAGGCACTTGCAGGTGGATCATGATAGGATCTAGGGTAATGGGAAAGGTTCAAGGGTTCAGAGGGGAGAGGAATGGTGATATTGGGTAGGTCTATGACGATGGATGGGGGGGATGTTGATGGGCAGCGGGAAGgacagaaggtggtggagcaAGTTTGAAAGGTGATGAGCACCATTTTTCATGACCTCATAGTTTGCCAGTCAGCGAGATCTGTAGAGATgggaggagggtatttttgggtGGGTGGAGTTAAAGGTTGACACATGTGGCCAGCTAAAAGGGAACCCTAATACTTATGAGGCAGAGTCCCATGGCATCAAGTCAAAcataggcaaggaaacctcctgctgacacTACGTACCATTCCCCCCTTCtcagctgctatgtctgtgtTCCAGAGcctgaggaagcactgagggtggcaagggcactgaTCACTGAGGAATCCAACTCCaattgcaataatctgctcaGCGACACTCAGTTTGTGCtccgccaggatcactcagttcctgacctcattttcGAGCCTATCTATTTTCCTTTGttgcctccttatgtcctcttcacaacttactttcctgccTGTCTTTGTGGAATAGCTTTTAAGCCAGTTTAAGCAGGGAGGGTGGGAAGgtgaacaaaagggaaggtctgtgatagggtgggaGACAGGTGAGATTAAATGGCTGAAGGTTTCATGTGCAAGGTTAAAAGGAGTGATAACGAGacaaagtaaagaaacaaaacatgCGTGTAGAGGAGATCTGAATGATTGCTGTCTGAAAGTGAAGAAATGAAATAAGAGAGagacatgggggggtgggggggacaaacCAGCCAAGAAACCAAAATGGGGTCAGAGGTTAAAATGGTGGAACTCTATCTTGGGTCCAGAGGCTGTAAAGTGCTCTGCCAAAAGATGAGGTGCGGTTCCTCAAGCTTGcgatgagcttcactggaacacggCAAAAGTCCGAGGACAGAAAGGTCGGTGTGGGGGCAAGGTGGAAAATTTAAATAACGGGGACAGGAAGTTCAGAGCGGCATCTGCAACTAAGCAGAGCTGCTGTGTACAATCAGTCACTCGGTCTGCATTTTGATCTCCCTGCTCTAGAGGAGAACACATAATTTTGACGCTTGGGTCTGGCTACATTCTTCTCTAGCTAGAGAAGTAACGGGTGAATTTCCATAGGCCGTCTCCCACTCATCCACCACAACTTTGGCAGCAGAGCCATGGATATCACTGGGATTTGAGCAGCTCTTCCATCTATCTTATGGCAGGTTAATAGAAGCACATCCATGGACATAAATCCCATAGTTTTCCAAATAGATCTATCGGTTTTGAAGTTAGTTTCCATATACAATCTGGCCGTTTGTACAAAAGCAAAAGATCAAATTCGCTTGATATCTGAAATTTTATTCCTTCTTCAGCACAAGTGTGTTTATATAATGTCTTAGCAGTCACTGCGTCCTACTAATTTCAACCTAGAATCATTCAAAGAACTGGCATTTACATTCTGCTGCACATCAGGACATCCCAAGCTCCTTCATAACCTGtgaggtatttttaaaaatacatcacTGGCTGTAAAAGTCAAAGTAGGAAATTGCAGTGGATAGGCTGTTGAAAACAAGGCTCCACAAACGGCAATAGATAAATGGACAGATATTCTGTTTTTGTGGTATTGGTTGAGTAATGAACTCTGGATGGGGCAACTTGCCTGCAGTTCTTCAAAGAGTACCAGGCTCTCTCTGTGACTCCATCAAAGAGGGTAGAACAACTCAATTTAATGCGTTATTTGATAGATGACCCCCAGCTCgtgaagcactccctcattacctcactgaagtgtcagcctgtaTTATCTGTTAAAATCTTTGGAGCAGCACATCTGACTCAAACACAGACAAGATGCCGCTGAGCCAAGGGTATTTTTGCACAAATATCATTGATTTCCCATTATAGCCACATTTTGCGAAAGTACGGCTATGGAATTCTCTCGTGGGAAAATGTAGCCACTGGTTCCGTTTGACGTTTTGTTCATTGGAGGCAATCAGTTAAACCTGATTATTCGCTGGCTACAGGCAAATATGTAAAAGTCTAACTCTTACCTACATATTCCAGGTGTCCAAAGCAGCAGCAGATTTGATGACCTACTGCGAAGCTCATGCTAAAGAAGATCCTTTACTGACACCGGTTCCTGCGTCAGAAAACCCCTtcagagagaagaagttcttttGTGCCATCCTGTAAAGCCCCAGCTCGCCTGAAAATCAGGCTGCTCTGAACAATGATGTCGAAAATTTACCAATGtggacacactcctgtctgcagaaTATTTTAGCAAAGCCGGAAGCTACAGGGATGTGCATGTTTAAAGAATCTTGTCAGCTTATTGGGAATGGAAGCAGAAGAACCACCTTGTGAAAATAGAGATTCTAAAACCGCTTAGAACGAAACCGTGTAGAGATGTTTAACATTTTTGCTCTTGCAAGGACCGTAAATTATGTTCGATAGTTTGATGTCTAAAGTATGAAAGTAATTCTAAGAAAGGTAAATACTGAGGAAAATGTATAATTTTATTGGAATGATAATTGTTGTTCTTCGATATAATTTTAATTTAAGTTAAACATACAAGTATACCAATTAAGATAGATTACTGTGGTGTTGTACCTTAACATTTGGTTATGTGCTTTTTGCATTAGAGTAGCAGAATCATATGCTGGACTTTGCTTTGAGAGCCGATTTTCAAGAAAGGGAAATGTTACTAACTAACAAGCATTTGGCAAATGGAATGCCATTTGCGGAACATAAAAGCTGGCAGCTTGTGTATTTTCTTAAACTCTTCTTCGTGCTTCTCCTACATTTGTGAATAGTTGCTTACGGTTTCTGCTAGTACAAGTAACGTGTTGTTTAGTGATCCTAATATTTGTGATGGCAACACGAGAATTGCATGGAAATGTTCCTGTCGTTCCCCTTCTAATTGATTTAGTTTAGATGATCTGAAATGATGCAATGTAAATATACAGAACACAAAATTTTAATTTCAAGTTCTAACTGCTAACGAAGCACACCGCCTATTTCTTAACAGCCCTGTTCTCTCACTAATGCTTGTGAACACTATAAGAAATATCTGTcattaaatcatttatataaacaatttATACCAAATTAAATATTGTAAAATAACACCTGTTTTACTGGAAGTAAAACTTGCATGCAGAGTACGTAGACATACATGGCAACATTTGAAACGCAAGATTTAATTGTCAATAAGTAGCTTTGTATACAAAGAACTTAATAGAAAAACAGGCCAATGGTTTACAAAATTCTTTTCAGTCCATCATTTGAACAAAACAAAACCATTTTAGAAGCCAAAATAATCCATCCCTTGATGCGATCTGTCCGTGTATCTTTTTTTATCCAGCTGAAACAGCAGCAAAAGGTTATTGGACAGTGTAATGTGCAGATGAACAAACAGGTCTCAGCTTTTGTGAATAATCGGATAATTTTACCTCGGACTGTTTCACCGCCTTTTAACAACCTTTTTGATATTTTCAGATATGTATTTTTACTCAATTGCTAATTTTCTTAGATCTGCCGGTACCAACATCTGTCATTACACTGCCAAGCTACCCTGCTGCTTCAGTTCCAATTCAGTACAAAGGAGTGATTTACCATAGTATTAGACCCACATTGACACAGAAAAGCAGGAGTTATCATCAAACAAACTGATACATTAACCAAAGCAGCTACATTGAAAACATTACAGAACGAGAAAGACTGACATGTATGACTATGGCTTGTTAGGTATAATTTTCCGTAAACTTGTGTTCATGGCAGCAGTGAGTTATAGTGCCTATATGAGTCACCAGGAATGCTATATATGACAGTAAGAATAAAAGGGATGTGTGAATTTTCCTAAACTGAGTACATTGTAAAAATGTGTATTGTATTTCTGGTCGTATACCCTTGTTAGCTTTGTATAGGGAAACTTGAACAAAGTATGATGTATTGCACATTTTCATGCCATGTGAACAATGTATCAGTTTTAAATAAAATCTTCAGAACATTTCATTTAAAGGCATTTTAAACTGCCCTGAATTGCACTTGATATGCCTCACCTAGTAATCCTGCTGAATCATTACTGGTGGAACATTAAACATGGTGACATGGTGCTGTTCTTGAGAAGTTCATGCTACCATGGTAATGTACTTGTGTAACAATTTCTTATCTGCAGGTTCACAGCATGTCCAAGAAAACAAGCAATGAATTTTGAGTGCTAGCTTAGACGTTGCTTGCTAGGGAGTCTTATTTGAGACTAAGTTGTCAGTTTTTTAACTAACCGGGATCGTCCTGTAATTTTAATTTGTCCCATGTCCAATTTATTGGTCCCCTGGTATACTACTTGTCCTGTATTTCTCAGACAGGGACTCGGAGATGGCTGAGGACTCGTCTTACTGCCCCTGTTTCTATGGTGCTTGTGCATGCCCACTGTATTGCCTTAAACCCATTTGGCCATGACTCAGGAGGACTCGCTCAAGGCCAGCACTCTGAAAGAAAGTTGCCAACGTTTGGTGAAACCGtggagattgggggtggggggatggggggggatggcagCGAGAGGCAGTGTCCATCTCGGGTAGTAGCGGCTCAGCTTGAGTTCTGGCCATTCCAGGTCTGGGGCATGTTGTAGGGAGGAGGTTTGAGGACCGAATCCTGTGTCTGCCAAgcgcttgggtgggggggggggttcagtaatGGAAGCCCTAGTCTTGGCAGGAGTCTACCAGGCCTGGGGTGGGAAGCTCCAGTCACAATGGGATTCTGGACCCTGCCTCGGGCAGGGAGTTTGGTGGTTGGCCTGGGGGGCATGGGGAGAGGGACTACTGAGTT
It encodes:
- the LOC119953937 gene encoding guanine nucleotide-binding protein G(I)/G(S)/G(O) subunit gamma-2; the encoded protein is MASNNTAGIAQARKMVEQLKMETNIDRIKVSKAAADLMTYCEAHAKEDPLLTPVPASENPFREKKFFCAIL